In Arachis hypogaea cultivar Tifrunner chromosome 2, arahy.Tifrunner.gnm2.J5K5, whole genome shotgun sequence, a genomic segment contains:
- the LOC112756460 gene encoding uncharacterized protein At5g01610 codes for MAPITAILLFLLLSPLLTTSFVAGEPTAYEALASYDFPSGILPEGITGYELDESTGKFRAFLNGTCSFSLEGSYELSYKSTISGLISKDKLTELNGVSVKVLFFWLNIVEVVRNGDELDFSVGIASASFPLDNFFVSPRCGCGLNCDDEFRMRKLKLRNPSVSSS; via the coding sequence ATGGCTCCGATCACCGCCATTCTTCTCTTCCTCCTACTCTCTCCGCTGCTCACCACTTCCTTCGTCGCCGGAGAACCTACCGCATACGAGGCTCTCGCCAGCTACGATTTCCCCTCGGGAATTCTCCCTGAAGGCATAACCGGCTACGAACTCGACGAATCCACGGGCAAATTCCGCGCGTTCCTAAACGGAACCTGCAGCTTCTCTCTGGAAGGTTCCTACGAGCTTAGCTACAAATCAACGATCAGTGGCCTTATCTCGAAAGACAAGCTAACGGAGCTCAACGGCGTCTCCGTTAAGGTCCTCTTCTTCTGGCTTAACATCGTCGAGGTCGTGCGTAACGGCGACGAGCTCGATTTCTCCGTTGGAATCGCCTCCGCTTCGTTCCCGCTTGATAACTTCTTCGTGTCGCCACGGTGCGGTTGCGGATTGAACTGCGACGACGAATTCCGAATGAGGAAGCTTAAGTTGAGGAATCCTTCGGTTTCGTCATCgtag
- the LOC112756469 gene encoding uncharacterized protein At5g01610: MGTINFQAKPIFQNLIFLTTLILIFLSTPSLSSNEENTTTLTAYDVLQKFNFPIGLLPNGVLSYELDPSTGNFKAYLDGTCTFKIESYDMNYKSTITGVITKNKISSLSGIQVKVLFLWLNIVSVTRVDDELQFSVGIASADFAVSNFYESPTCGCGFDCVNLANKVIHHGNMSSHDYVMSS; encoded by the coding sequence atgggtaCTATCAATTTTCAAGCAAAACCCATATTCCAAAATCTAATATTTCTCACAACCTTGATCCTGATCTTCCTCTCAACCCCATCATTATCCTCTAATGAAGAAAACACAACCACCTTAACTGCTTATGATGTTCTTCAAAAATTCAATTTCCCAATTGGGCTTCTCCCAAACGGTGTTCTAAGCTACGAATTAGACCCTTCCACGGGTAACTTCAAAGCTTACTTGGATGGCACTTGCACGTTCAAGATTGAGTCCTATGATATGAACTATAAGTCAACCATAACAGGTGTCATCACCAAGAACAAGATCTCTAGCTTAAGTGGTATTCAGGTTAAGGTTTTGTTCCTTTGGTTGAACATTGTGTCGGTGACACGTGTTGATGATGAGTTACAATTCTCGGTTGGGATTGCATCTGCTGATTTTGCGGTTAGTAATTTCTATGAGTCTCCCACTTGTGGTTGTGGATTTGATTGTGTAAATTTGGCTAACAAGGTCATTCATCATGGGAACATGTCATCACATGATTATGTTATGTCTTCTTAA
- the LOC112756480 gene encoding uncharacterized protein At5g01610, protein MSSITTKFLFTLLFLLFSLKSSSSHASSIQHHQHQLQQDEKLSAYDVLQQYGFPVGLLPKGIIGYALNKETGEFAAYMDATCSFSIEGYTLKYKSTITGVITQGRLYNLKGVSVKILLLWLNIVEVKRDGDEIQFSVGIASANFGVENFYESPQCGCGFDCVTVNTLPLSSI, encoded by the coding sequence ATGTCTTCAATCACCACCAAATTCCTCTTCAcccttctcttcctcctcttctctctcaaatcatcatcatcacatgCTTCTTCAATTcaacaccaccaacaccaacTTCAACAAGATGAGAAGCTATCAGCCTATGATGTTCTCCAACAATACGGTTTCCCTGTCGGTCTTCTCCCAAAGGGTATAATTGGCTATGCACTCAACAAAGAAACCGGTGAGTTCGCTGCATACATGGATGCCACGTGTTCGTTTTCTATTGAAGGTTACACCCTAAAGTACAAGTCCACCATAACCGGTGTTATAACACAAGGTAGGCTCTATAATCTTAAGGGTGTTAGTGTTAAGATTCTTCTCTTGTGGCTCAACATAGTTGAAGTCAAACGTGACGGCGATGAGATTCAATTCTCTGTTGGTATTGCTTCTGCCAATTTTGGAGTTGAAAATTTCTATGAGAGTCCTCAGTGTGGCTGTGGATTCGATTGTGTCACTGTTAACACTCTTCCCCTCTCTTCAATTTAA